In one Streptomyces sp. NBC_01288 genomic region, the following are encoded:
- a CDS encoding NADH-ubiquinone oxidoreductase-F iron-sulfur binding region domain-containing protein codes for MNEALPDVPEVRVVGLPQLTSGFDLVERLDLPMHLKVHGPLEPMGGEQLAKLSEAINLKGRGGAGFPFHKKLRSVAEAAIKRGVRPVVVVNGSEDEPACRKDTVLINRAPHLILDGALLVAEALGARTLVVGVTRESTQRSMEAALSERGLSNTRRSALKAFVQRNPVRMVTGAAASLIRSIDGGPAVPPGRKVSASQNGVGGVPTLLSNAETFAQLAIAARIGPERYGNTGLYDEPGTVMLTVSGAVARPMVIEVPTGVPLRYVLQLAGAPPVPQGVLTGGYHGKWIDAATVNEAIVSRNSLDAVGGALGAGAIMPITQETCPLGESLRVAQWLADESAGQCGPCYLGLPAAARGMEDILNGGGPAALEALKQVAKAVKRRGACSHPDGSAMFLESTIKAFTDDLAAHVLGNGCGRPVEGVLPLFEGGQLPAGITSGAEAEESGPSRQKIYVDWTLCRGHGLCADILPEVFELGADGFPTVAQAQVPRYAEAKALRAVRRCPALALRLEEETARDKGPSRNLPVLSQGRGRRALGR; via the coding sequence GTGAACGAGGCCCTGCCCGACGTCCCAGAAGTCCGCGTGGTCGGGCTTCCGCAGCTCACGTCAGGCTTCGACCTTGTCGAGAGACTCGACCTGCCCATGCACCTGAAGGTGCACGGACCGCTCGAACCGATGGGCGGGGAGCAGCTCGCGAAGCTCTCCGAGGCCATCAACCTGAAGGGCCGCGGCGGCGCGGGCTTCCCCTTCCACAAGAAGCTGCGGTCGGTCGCCGAAGCGGCGATCAAACGCGGTGTACGACCGGTCGTCGTCGTCAACGGCAGCGAGGACGAGCCGGCCTGCCGCAAGGACACGGTGCTCATCAACCGTGCCCCGCACCTCATCCTGGACGGCGCCCTCCTGGTCGCCGAGGCCCTGGGTGCCCGCACGCTCGTGGTGGGGGTCACCCGTGAGTCGACGCAACGCTCCATGGAGGCCGCGCTCTCGGAACGCGGTCTGAGCAACACCCGCCGTTCGGCGCTGAAGGCGTTCGTCCAGCGCAACCCGGTCCGCATGGTCACCGGTGCCGCCGCGTCGCTGATCCGCTCGATCGACGGCGGCCCGGCGGTCCCGCCCGGCCGCAAGGTCAGCGCCTCCCAGAACGGCGTCGGCGGCGTCCCCACCCTGCTCTCGAACGCCGAGACCTTCGCCCAACTCGCCATCGCCGCCCGCATCGGCCCCGAGCGCTACGGCAACACCGGCCTCTACGACGAGCCCGGCACCGTCATGCTCACGGTCTCCGGGGCGGTCGCGCGCCCGATGGTGATCGAGGTCCCCACGGGTGTACCGCTGCGCTACGTCCTTCAGTTGGCCGGTGCCCCGCCGGTCCCCCAGGGTGTGCTGACGGGCGGTTACCACGGCAAGTGGATCGACGCGGCGACGGTCAACGAGGCGATCGTCTCCCGCAACTCCCTGGACGCGGTGGGCGGTGCGCTCGGCGCGGGCGCCATCATGCCGATCACCCAGGAGACCTGCCCGCTGGGCGAGTCACTGCGCGTGGCCCAGTGGCTGGCCGACGAGAGCGCGGGACAGTGCGGTCCCTGCTACCTCGGTCTGCCCGCCGCCGCGCGCGGCATGGAGGACATCCTCAACGGCGGCGGCCCTGCCGCCCTGGAGGCGCTCAAGCAGGTCGCCAAGGCCGTGAAGCGGCGCGGCGCGTGCTCACACCCGGACGGCTCCGCGATGTTCCTGGAGTCGACCATCAAGGCGTTCACGGACGACCTCGCCGCCCACGTCCTCGGAAACGGCTGCGGAAGGCCCGTGGAGGGCGTTCTGCCGCTCTTCGAGGGCGGCCAGCTCCCGGCGGGCATCACGAGCGGCGCGGAGGCCGAGGAGAGCGGTCCCAGCCGTCAGAAGATCTACGTCGACTGGACGCTGTGCCGGGGCCACGGTCTGTGCGCGGACATCCTCCCGGAGGTCTTCGAACTCGGCGCGGACGGATTCCCCACCGTCGCGCAGGCCCAGGTGCCGCGGTACGCGGAGGCGAAGGCGCTCCGCGCGGTGCGCCGTTGCCCGGCGCTCGCCCTGCGCCTGGAGGAGGAGACCGCGCGGGACAAGGGCCCGTCCCGCAACCTGCCGGTCCTCTCCCAGGGCCGCGGCCGGCGGGCTCTGGGCCGCTGA
- a CDS encoding cytochrome b/b6 domain-containing protein, which yields MNARRSTSSLPKPGRSAYGVVSLVVLIFIPVFVLAGGSQVQDFLNFGAGVLSLVSLSCSVIWGLVAQDRVILNIRQRIVAQGIHRVTAVGSIAFLVVHITVKLALDHTVLIAALIPFSLGVKGSAGLIGLGSLGGLLMIFVGITGALRNQFASPAPVAARWRAMHMLAYPAWCAALVHGLFAGRAAKPFFMISYELCLVGVAAALALRSAPRPFKRKFANKVAMLLGNEERPGLDELDASRGRVSESGLSGYEKRESRRPAQPSFTETGSMPRVDPNTAYETRSMTPETAKNDFAAAYRTADPSTGQMPFVTDQTSRMNMPMDMQNTQAVPRADNGGSTSGSWPVPSPPPVGEAPPSAYDPLQDTGYNIPTYNNNSGAGGYGEGYVYDTGESNGASGTYNPNDTYNSGPATDQTPNASYDFDAQGGSGEPWNTPSGGYR from the coding sequence ATGAACGCTCGTCGTAGTACCAGTTCGCTCCCCAAGCCGGGCCGCTCGGCCTATGGCGTGGTGAGCCTCGTCGTCCTGATCTTCATACCCGTGTTCGTGCTGGCCGGAGGCAGCCAGGTACAGGACTTCCTCAACTTCGGTGCGGGTGTTCTCTCGCTCGTCTCCCTCTCCTGCTCGGTGATCTGGGGGCTCGTCGCCCAGGACCGGGTCATCCTCAACATCCGCCAGCGGATCGTGGCGCAGGGCATCCACCGGGTGACCGCCGTCGGCTCGATCGCGTTCCTCGTGGTGCACATCACGGTCAAGCTGGCGCTCGACCACACCGTCCTGATCGCCGCGCTGATCCCCTTCAGCCTCGGCGTGAAGGGCAGCGCCGGGCTCATCGGCCTCGGCTCGCTCGGCGGCCTGCTGATGATCTTCGTGGGCATCACCGGCGCCCTGCGCAACCAGTTCGCGTCCCCCGCGCCGGTCGCCGCCCGCTGGCGCGCGATGCACATGCTGGCCTACCCGGCCTGGTGCGCGGCCCTGGTCCACGGCCTGTTCGCGGGCCGCGCGGCGAAGCCGTTCTTCATGATCTCGTACGAGCTGTGCCTGGTCGGGGTCGCCGCGGCCCTCGCCCTGCGCTCGGCGCCGCGCCCGTTCAAGCGCAAGTTCGCCAACAAGGTCGCCATGCTCCTGGGCAACGAGGAGCGGCCGGGTCTCGACGAACTCGACGCGAGCCGCGGCCGGGTGTCCGAGTCCGGGCTGTCGGGCTACGAGAAGCGCGAGAGCCGGCGCCCCGCGCAGCCCTCGTTCACCGAGACCGGGTCGATGCCGCGCGTGGACCCCAACACCGCGTACGAGACGCGGTCGATGACCCCGGAGACGGCCAAGAACGACTTCGCGGCCGCCTACCGCACCGCCGACCCGTCCACCGGTCAGATGCCGTTCGTCACCGACCAGACCTCGCGCATGAACATGCCGATGGACATGCAGAACACGCAGGCGGTCCCGCGCGCGGACAACGGCGGCAGCACCTCCGGCAGCTGGCCGGTCCCGTCACCGCCGCCAGTCGGCGAGGCGCCCCCGTCGGCGTACGACCCGCTCCAGGACACCGGGTACAACATCCCTACGTACAACAACAATTCGGGCGCTGGCGGCTACGGCGAGGGATACGTGTACGACACCGGTGAGTCGAACGGCGCCTCCGGTACGTACAACCCCAATGACACGTACAACAGCGGTCCCGCCACTGATCAAACGCCCAACGCTTCGTACGACTTCGACGCGCAGGGCGGCTCGGGCGAACCTTGGAACACGCCTTCCGGAGGCTATAGGTGA
- the leuS gene encoding leucine--tRNA ligase: MSETNPAAAAEVVAPHRYTAAMAADIEARWQDFWDAEGTYEAPNPTGDLAGDPELAARPKKFIMDMFPYPSGTGLHVGHPLGYIATDVFARFQRMTGHNVLHTLGFDAFGLPAEQHAVQTGEHPRITTLAAITNMKSQLRALGLGHDKRRSFATIDPEYYKWTQWIFVQIFNSWYDDEADKARPIAELIAQFETGERAVPGHTRAWPDLSATERADVLGEFRLAYASEAPVNWCPGLGTVLANEEVTADGRSERGNFPVFKAKLRQWNMRITAYADRLLADLEELDWPEAIKLQQRNWIGRSEGARVDFPVDGENITVFTTRPDTLFGATYMVLAPEHPLVDTVTPVAWPEGTRDAWTGGHATPAEAVAAYRAQAGTKSDVERQTEAKEKTGVFTGAFATNPANGERLPVFIADYVLMGYGTGAIMAVPAGDQRDFDFARAFELPITCIVEPTDGRGTDTSTWEDAFGSYDAKIINSSNDDISLDGLPVAEAKARITEWLARKGIGEGTVNFRLRDWLFSRQRYWGEPFPIVYDEDGIAHSLPESMLPLELPEVEDYSPRTFDPDDADTSPETPLSRNEDWVAVTLDLGDGRGPQKYRRETNTMPNWAGSCWYELRYLDPHNDQKLVDPAIEQYWMGPRAGMPHGGVDLYVGGAEHAVLHLLYARFWSKVLFDLGHISSPEPFHKLFNQGMIQAYVYRDSRGFPVPAAEVEELGGEYYHQGEKVSRLLGKMGKSLKNAVTPDEICDEYGADTLRLYEMAMGPLDVSRPWDTRAVVGQYRLLQRLWRNVVDETTGEVTVVDTEDADIDVDTLRALHKAIDGVRQDLAGLRFNTAIAKVTELNNYLTKAGGALPRSVAESLVLLIAPLAPHVAEELWRKLGRTDTVVHQDFPVADPAYVVDESVTCVVQIKGKVKARLEVSPTISDAELEKVALADEKVVAALGGAGIRKVIVRAPKLVNIVPA; the protein is encoded by the coding sequence ATGAGCGAGACGAACCCCGCTGCCGCCGCCGAGGTGGTCGCCCCGCACCGCTACACGGCCGCGATGGCCGCGGACATCGAAGCACGCTGGCAGGACTTCTGGGATGCCGAGGGCACCTACGAGGCGCCGAACCCGACCGGTGACCTGGCCGGCGACCCCGAACTGGCCGCCCGCCCCAAGAAGTTCATCATGGACATGTTCCCGTACCCCTCCGGTACGGGCCTGCACGTGGGCCACCCCCTGGGCTACATCGCCACCGACGTGTTCGCCCGGTTCCAGCGGATGACCGGCCACAACGTGCTGCACACGCTGGGCTTCGACGCCTTCGGCCTGCCCGCCGAGCAGCACGCCGTCCAGACCGGCGAGCACCCCAGGATCACCACCCTGGCCGCCATCACCAACATGAAGTCCCAGCTGCGCGCGCTGGGCCTGGGCCACGACAAGCGCCGGTCGTTCGCCACGATCGACCCCGAGTACTACAAGTGGACCCAGTGGATCTTCGTCCAGATCTTCAACTCCTGGTACGACGACGAGGCCGACAAGGCCCGCCCGATCGCCGAGCTGATCGCCCAGTTCGAGACCGGTGAGCGTGCCGTACCGGGGCACACGCGCGCGTGGCCCGACCTGAGCGCCACCGAACGTGCCGACGTCCTGGGCGAGTTCCGCCTGGCCTACGCCTCCGAAGCGCCCGTCAACTGGTGCCCCGGCCTGGGCACCGTCCTGGCCAACGAGGAGGTCACCGCCGACGGCCGCTCCGAGCGCGGCAACTTCCCCGTCTTCAAGGCCAAGCTGCGCCAGTGGAACATGCGCATCACCGCCTACGCCGACCGGTTGCTGGCGGACCTGGAGGAGCTGGACTGGCCCGAGGCCATCAAGCTGCAGCAGCGCAACTGGATCGGCCGTTCCGAGGGCGCCCGCGTCGACTTCCCCGTGGACGGCGAGAACATCACCGTCTTCACCACCCGCCCCGACACCCTGTTCGGCGCGACCTACATGGTGCTGGCGCCCGAACACCCGCTGGTCGACACGGTCACGCCGGTCGCCTGGCCCGAGGGCACGCGCGACGCGTGGACCGGGGGGCACGCCACCCCGGCGGAGGCCGTCGCCGCGTACCGCGCGCAGGCCGGCACCAAGTCCGACGTGGAGCGGCAGACCGAGGCCAAGGAGAAGACCGGCGTCTTCACCGGCGCGTTCGCGACCAACCCGGCCAACGGCGAGCGGCTGCCCGTCTTCATCGCCGACTACGTACTGATGGGCTACGGCACCGGCGCGATCATGGCCGTCCCGGCGGGCGACCAGCGCGACTTCGACTTCGCGCGCGCCTTCGAGCTGCCGATCACCTGCATCGTCGAGCCGACCGACGGCCGCGGGACGGACACGTCCACGTGGGAGGACGCCTTCGGGTCCTACGACGCGAAGATCATCAACTCCTCGAACGACGACATCTCCCTGGACGGCCTGCCCGTCGCCGAGGCCAAGGCCCGCATCACGGAGTGGCTGGCCCGCAAGGGCATCGGCGAGGGCACCGTCAACTTCCGCCTGCGCGACTGGCTGTTCAGCCGCCAGCGCTACTGGGGCGAGCCCTTCCCGATCGTCTACGACGAGGACGGCATCGCGCACTCGCTGCCCGAGTCGATGCTGCCCCTGGAGCTGCCGGAGGTCGAGGACTACTCGCCGCGCACCTTCGACCCGGACGACGCGGACACGTCTCCGGAGACGCCCCTGTCCCGCAACGAGGACTGGGTCGCCGTCACCCTGGACCTGGGCGACGGCCGAGGCCCCCAGAAGTACCGCCGCGAGACCAACACCATGCCGAACTGGGCCGGTTCCTGCTGGTACGAACTGCGCTACCTGGACCCGCACAACGACCAGAAGCTGGTCGACCCGGCCATCGAGCAGTACTGGATGGGCCCCCGCGCGGGCATGCCGCACGGCGGCGTCGACCTGTACGTCGGCGGCGCCGAGCACGCCGTACTGCACCTGCTGTACGCGCGCTTCTGGTCCAAGGTGCTGTTCGACCTGGGGCACATCTCGTCCCCGGAGCCGTTCCACAAGCTGTTCAACCAGGGCATGATCCAGGCCTACGTCTACCGGGACAGCCGGGGCTTCCCGGTGCCGGCCGCCGAGGTCGAGGAGCTGGGCGGCGAGTACTACCACCAGGGCGAGAAGGTCTCCCGGCTGCTGGGCAAGATGGGCAAGTCCCTGAAGAACGCGGTCACTCCGGACGAGATCTGCGACGAGTACGGCGCCGACACCCTGCGCCTGTACGAGATGGCCATGGGCCCGCTGGACGTGTCCCGGCCGTGGGACACGCGCGCGGTGGTGGGCCAGTACCGGCTGCTGCAGCGGCTGTGGCGCAACGTCGTCGACGAGACGACCGGTGAGGTCACGGTCGTCGACACCGAGGACGCCGACATCGACGTGGACACGCTGCGTGCCCTGCACAAGGCGATCGACGGGGTGCGCCAGGACCTGGCGGGCCTGCGGTTCAACACGGCGATCGCCAAGGTCACCGAGCTGAACAACTACCTGACCAAGGCGGGCGGCGCCCTGCCGCGCTCGGTCGCCGAGTCACTGGTACTGCTGATCGCGCCGCTGGCCCCGCACGTCGCCGAGGAACTGTGGCGCAAGCTGGGCCGCACCGACACGGTCGTCCACCAGGACTTCCCGGTCGCCGACCCGGCGTACGTCGTGGACGAGAGTGTGACCTGCGTCGTGCAGATCAAGGGCAAGGTCAAGGCGCGCCTGGAGGTGTCCCCGACGATCTCCGACGCCGAACTGGAGAAGGTCGCGCTGGCCGACGAGAAGGTCGTCGCCGCGCTGGGCGGCGCGGGCATCCGCAAGGTCATCGTGCGGGCGCCGAAGCTGGTGAACATCGTTCCGGCGTAG
- a CDS encoding DegV family protein translates to MSRHVAIVTDSTAYLPPLTMERHGITAVPLTVVLGDRALEEGTEISTRSLAQALQKRRPVTTSRPSPQLFAETYRKVAESGATGIVSLHLSAELSGTYDAAVVAAREAPVPVRVVDTGMVAMALGFCALAAAETAEAGGTVDEAVTAAEKRAAGTSAYFYVDTLDYLRRGGRIGAAQALLGSALAVKPLLQLEGGRIELLEKVRTASKAIARLEELAADRAGSAQVDIAVHHLSAPERASALADRLRARVPGLADLHVSEVGAVIGAHTGPGLLGAVVSPR, encoded by the coding sequence ATGTCCCGCCATGTCGCGATCGTCACCGATTCAACGGCCTACCTGCCGCCGCTGACGATGGAGCGCCACGGCATCACAGCGGTGCCATTGACCGTGGTCCTCGGCGACCGGGCGCTCGAAGAGGGCACCGAGATCTCCACCCGCTCCCTGGCCCAGGCCCTGCAGAAGCGCCGCCCGGTCACCACCTCGCGCCCCAGCCCGCAGCTCTTCGCGGAGACCTACCGCAAGGTCGCCGAGTCGGGCGCCACCGGCATCGTCTCCCTCCACCTCTCCGCCGAACTGTCGGGCACCTACGACGCGGCGGTCGTCGCCGCGCGTGAGGCACCGGTGCCGGTGCGGGTCGTGGACACCGGGATGGTCGCGATGGCGCTCGGCTTCTGCGCACTCGCCGCGGCCGAGACGGCGGAGGCGGGCGGCACGGTGGACGAGGCGGTCACCGCCGCGGAGAAACGGGCCGCCGGCACCTCCGCGTACTTCTACGTCGACACCCTCGACTATCTGCGCCGGGGCGGCCGAATCGGCGCGGCGCAGGCCCTGTTGGGCTCCGCGCTAGCCGTGAAGCCGCTGCTCCAGCTGGAGGGCGGGCGCATCGAACTCCTGGAGAAGGTACGGACGGCGTCGAAGGCGATCGCCCGTCTTGAGGAACTCGCGGCGGACCGGGCGGGCAGTGCGCAGGTCGACATCGCCGTTCACCATCTCTCCGCACCCGAGCGGGCGTCGGCGCTCGCGGATCGGTTGCGGGCGCGGGTGCCGGGGCTGGCCGATCTGCATGTGAGCGAGGTCGGGGCGGTGATCGGGGCGCATACCGGGCCTGGGTTGTTGGGGGCTGTGGTTTCGCCTCGGTGA
- a CDS encoding helix-hairpin-helix domain-containing protein: protein MASSPARVGEVAGALGPPASEARGRAVPPVVRAAGLRFPAPVDAGPWAVREREPEPRSERELRAGAVLGSGQRVVRVGSPVRVALEPDVFSYAGVVGGAETAGGVGEFSGSGEAGAGRDRAAGVWRERVGVALRERMPVWVQTRCGLERRNVVALGVLLVVAAVFAVQHFWVGRTQPVRAPEVVAAPYGEEGGGKDGGGGAAGGKGAGPRASSVGARGAAGAAGTEIVVDVSGKVREPGVHRLPAGSRVTDALRAAGGVRQGTNTEGLNRARFLVDGEQIVVGGTAPAAAPGAGGGANITGVAGAAPTAPVSLNTATADQLNTLPGVGPVLAQHIIDYRTQHGGFRSVDELRQVNGIGDRRFADLRDLVQP, encoded by the coding sequence ATGGCGAGTTCTCCTGCGCGGGTGGGTGAAGTCGCGGGGGCTCTTGGTCCGCCCGCGAGTGAGGCGAGGGGGCGGGCTGTTCCGCCAGTGGTCAGGGCGGCGGGGCTTCGTTTCCCGGCGCCTGTCGATGCCGGGCCGTGGGCTGTTCGGGAGCGGGAGCCGGAGCCCAGGTCGGAGCGGGAGCTGAGGGCAGGGGCGGTGTTGGGCTCGGGGCAGCGGGTGGTCCGGGTGGGTTCGCCTGTGCGTGTTGCCCTGGAGCCTGATGTCTTCTCATACGCCGGAGTGGTCGGAGGAGCCGAAACGGCTGGAGGCGTTGGGGAGTTCAGCGGTTCCGGAGAGGCCGGTGCCGGGCGGGATCGTGCGGCCGGGGTCTGGCGGGAGCGGGTCGGGGTGGCTCTGCGGGAGCGGATGCCGGTGTGGGTGCAGACGCGGTGCGGGCTGGAGCGGCGGAACGTGGTCGCGCTCGGTGTCCTGCTCGTGGTGGCCGCGGTTTTCGCCGTGCAGCACTTCTGGGTGGGCCGGACCCAGCCCGTTCGCGCACCGGAGGTGGTGGCGGCTCCCTACGGGGAAGAGGGTGGCGGCAAGGACGGCGGCGGCGGTGCGGCCGGGGGGAAGGGGGCCGGGCCGCGTGCCTCGTCGGTCGGAGCTCGGGGTGCCGCGGGTGCCGCCGGTACCGAGATCGTCGTGGACGTCAGCGGCAAGGTCCGGGAGCCCGGGGTTCATCGGCTTCCGGCCGGTTCACGGGTGACCGATGCGTTGCGGGCGGCGGGTGGGGTGCGTCAGGGCACGAACACCGAGGGGCTCAACCGGGCTCGGTTCCTCGTGGACGGGGAGCAGATCGTCGTCGGCGGTACTGCTCCTGCGGCGGCGCCTGGTGCGGGCGGCGGTGCGAACATCACAGGGGTGGCGGGAGCCGCTCCGACGGCTCCGGTCTCCCTCAACACGGCCACCGCCGACCAGCTCAACACCCTGCCCGGCGTCGGCCCGGTGCTGGCGCAGCACATCATCGACTACCGCACCCAGCACGGCGGTTTCCGCTCGGTGGACGAGCTGCGCCAGGTCAACGGCATCGGCGACCGCCGCTTCGCCGATCTGCGGGACCTGGTACAGCCATGA
- a CDS encoding ComEC/Rec2 family competence protein, whose protein sequence is MHADSGSRRGAAHPQQEGPTDLRLVPPALAAWATAALALDASPDWVTGVAVSSLAVALVLLLVTRRRDRAGAGAGSGGSHAPTQLDDRSDLSPEGVRPAPSWRQAAWPRVSIAALLLSIAAAAASAGLHGADLRRGPVPELAREYATVTAEVEVGSDPRLTRPRVSGDHAAPVSVLVDAEVRRVEELDGTVAETRAPVLLIVDPGSSSKGVGGARGSGGGPERSPWLGLLPSTRVKVTARLAPSLTSGDRVAAVLRVRNQPVPEVVEGPSGAQRFAGRLRAGLREATDGLSADARALLPGLVVGDTARITPELDQAFKETDLAHTLAVSGSNLTILLALLIGPPGLAQHIERRGLAPRLGISLRATALLGGMLTLGFVVVCRPDPSVLRAAACGAVALLALATGRRRSLIPALATAVLLLVLYDPWLARSYGFLLSVLATGALLTLAPRWCETLRRHRVPPRLAEALAAAAAAQALCAPVVAVLSARVSLVAVPCNLLAEIAVAPATVLGFAALAAAPVAMPVAKVLAWGASWPAGWIADVARTGAALPGGGVDWPGSWTGALLLALAVAALVLVGRRLLKRPWLCGVCGLLLVLIVVAPAPLTRVITGWPPPGWRFAMCDVGQGDATVLAAGKGTGVVVDAGPDPKLVDQCLRTLGITRIPLVVLTHFHADHVAGLPGVLRGRSVGAIETTSFEEPAEQVEFVRREAAERHIPITRAVAGEQRRTGPLSWQVLWPPPRPAPDPDGPNDASVALLVRAAGLRLLLLGDLEPPAQQELLRSPAAALVGGVDVLKVAHHGSAFQDPDLIRRVAPRLALISCGENNTYGHPAPSTVAALRAMGAVVLRTDVDGALAVSGEGDGLRVARD, encoded by the coding sequence GTGCACGCCGACTCCGGAAGCCGGCGGGGTGCCGCACACCCCCAACAGGAAGGACCGACGGACCTACGACTCGTACCGCCCGCGCTCGCGGCCTGGGCGACGGCGGCACTGGCGCTGGACGCGTCGCCGGACTGGGTCACAGGAGTCGCCGTCTCCTCGCTGGCCGTGGCGCTCGTGCTGCTGCTGGTGACGCGGCGACGGGACAGGGCGGGGGCAGGGGCAGGGTCAGGCGGCAGCCACGCCCCGACACAGCTGGACGATCGCTCTGACCTCTCACCGGAGGGAGTTCGCCCCGCACCCTCATGGCGGCAGGCCGCATGGCCCAGGGTCTCGATCGCCGCCCTGCTCCTCTCCATCGCCGCGGCCGCCGCCTCCGCCGGGCTGCACGGGGCGGATCTGCGCCGTGGCCCGGTGCCCGAGCTGGCGCGGGAGTACGCGACCGTGACCGCGGAGGTGGAGGTCGGTTCCGATCCACGGTTGACCCGGCCCCGGGTCAGCGGGGATCACGCGGCTCCGGTCTCCGTGCTGGTCGACGCCGAGGTGCGGCGGGTCGAGGAGTTGGACGGGACGGTCGCGGAGACACGGGCGCCGGTGTTGTTGATCGTCGACCCGGGTTCGTCCTCCAAGGGTGTGGGCGGGGCACGGGGTTCCGGTGGTGGGCCGGAGCGTTCGCCCTGGCTCGGGCTGCTTCCGTCGACGCGGGTGAAGGTGACCGCGCGGTTGGCGCCCTCGCTGACGAGCGGGGATCGGGTCGCGGCCGTGCTGCGGGTGCGGAACCAGCCGGTGCCGGAGGTGGTGGAGGGGCCGTCCGGAGCGCAGCGGTTCGCGGGCCGGTTGCGGGCCGGGTTGCGCGAGGCCACCGACGGGTTGTCGGCGGACGCGCGGGCGTTGCTGCCGGGGCTGGTCGTCGGGGACACCGCGCGGATCACACCCGAGTTGGACCAGGCGTTCAAGGAGACGGACCTCGCGCACACCCTCGCCGTCTCCGGAAGCAACCTCACCATCCTGCTCGCCCTCCTCATCGGACCACCCGGTCTCGCCCAGCACATCGAACGCCGGGGTCTGGCACCCCGGTTGGGCATCTCCCTCCGGGCGACCGCACTGCTCGGCGGGATGCTCACACTCGGGTTCGTCGTCGTGTGCCGCCCCGACCCGAGCGTGCTGCGGGCCGCGGCCTGCGGTGCCGTCGCGCTGCTCGCCCTGGCGACCGGCCGCCGCAGATCACTGATCCCGGCCCTGGCGACGGCCGTACTGCTGCTGGTGCTCTACGACCCGTGGCTGGCCCGGAGTTACGGCTTCCTGCTCTCCGTGCTGGCCACCGGTGCCCTGCTCACGCTCGCGCCGCGCTGGTGCGAGACGCTGCGTCGGCACCGGGTTCCGCCGCGGCTGGCCGAGGCGCTGGCCGCCGCCGCTGCCGCGCAGGCGTTGTGCGCGCCGGTCGTGGCAGTGCTGTCGGCGCGGGTCAGTCTGGTGGCGGTGCCGTGCAATCTGCTCGCGGAGATCGCCGTCGCACCGGCCACGGTGCTGGGTTTCGCGGCACTGGCGGCTGCACCGGTGGCGATGCCGGTGGCCAAGGTCCTTGCCTGGGGCGCGAGTTGGCCCGCCGGGTGGATCGCGGACGTCGCCCGGACCGGCGCGGCGCTGCCCGGTGGGGGAGTGGACTGGCCGGGCAGTTGGACCGGGGCGCTGTTGCTCGCGCTGGCTGTCGCGGCCTTGGTGCTGGTCGGGCGGCGGCTGTTGAAGCGCCCCTGGCTGTGCGGAGTCTGCGGGTTGTTGCTGGTGCTGATCGTGGTGGCGCCGGCGCCGTTGACCCGGGTGATCACGGGGTGGCCGCCGCCGGGTTGGAGATTCGCCATGTGCGATGTCGGACAGGGTGACGCGACGGTCCTCGCGGCGGGCAAGGGCACCGGCGTGGTGGTGGACGCCGGGCCAGATCCGAAGCTGGTCGACCAGTGTCTGCGCACGCTCGGCATCACCAGGATTCCGCTCGTCGTACTGACCCATTTCCACGCCGACCACGTCGCGGGGCTGCCCGGGGTGCTGCGGGGCCGCTCGGTGGGCGCGATCGAGACGACGTCCTTCGAAGAGCCCGCGGAACAGGTCGAGTTCGTACGGAGGGAGGCGGCGGAACGGCACATCCCGATCACCCGGGCCGTAGCCGGGGAACAGCGACGCACCGGCCCGCTGTCCTGGCAGGTGCTGTGGCCCCCACCGCGCCCGGCGCCGGACCCGGACGGGCCGAACGACGCGAGCGTCGCCCTGCTGGTACGGGCGGCCGGGTTGCGACTGCTGCTGCTCGGGGACCTCGAACCCCCGGCCCAGCAGGAGCTGTTGAGGTCACCGGCGGCCGCGCTGGTGGGAGGCGTGGACGTATTGAAAGTCGCCCATCATGGATCAGCTTTTCAAGATCCGGACCTGATACGCAGGGTGGCCCCGCGGCTGGCGTTGATCTCCTGTGGAGAGAACAACACCTATGGGCACCCCGCCCCCAGCACGGTCGCGGCGCTGCGGGCCATGGGCGCGGTGGTCCTGCGGACGGATGTGGACGGGGCGTTGGCGGTGAGTGGGGAAGGAGACGGGCTGCGGGTGGCGCGAGACTGA